In one window of Chryseobacterium phocaeense DNA:
- a CDS encoding PD-(D/E)XK nuclease family protein: MKFLNKIIHELMAQNPDLSVFNIVLPGKRPIVFIRQILEENNYSGFLPNFFTVEELIDRIADKQPVQGISLWLFAFDVYRSLGLIPKDDFADFLKWFPTLQKDWDDILKFSESDEAVLQYMFDEERIKEWAQDLGEDDDVPRKKFLNFWQNMNIFLPALKKKLQEKNWATSGMIHETAKAKIVDFAQNTSEHFVFCGFNAFTPVEEKLVRSLLRTNKAQCFFQADRYYFDDERQEAGKFLRNHRTWKEFDDNRAFQWIEDDFNQPKNIKVYEVSGNVTQTKVLPEIFKEIENKTYSNTAVVLLDENLLPASLDVMYEVDNLNITMGFPLKNLSFSNAVKQLFYLQKQLEKNKSSYYYRDIFPILEELPKSVEDELIISNFRTKVEERNIVYISKKFLDELLSGLSYYGLLKKADHTGVYLDMLIEFCRQIKWLEIDDIQYENVSHFESAFRIIKNQLSPYDFEIKMETLEILINQHVNSESIDFQGEPLRGLQIMGLLETRLLNFENVVMLSVNEGKLPLGNSQNTYIPFDIRRYFDMHTFLENDSIYAYHFYRLIQDARNVHLLYNALSSGVNTGEKSRFITQIEMESSHSIEHLIIENSSEPIASQPIEILKTPIVLERLQKWKEKVSASHLTSYLYNPIDFYLSKILNTSETDEIEEELSVKNYGNLVHYSLQEVYEILKGKILKEKDLRDSIKGIDHYINVAIEKLKHQPEFYEKGMNYIHRAIAKKVIENILNHDLELVRSGNSLEILDIEKRFENVDFYLDADDKISFFGFIDRIDRLNGTLRIIDYKTAKIKNLTVKIDEDNVAEYFHNSERKQALQLCIYHYVVQNLPEFWGFPIETGIWSFAEAKKGVVSLQFDKGNIDTAMQSVKNLILEILNPDLSFIETVKSYSN, encoded by the coding sequence TTGAAATTTCTCAACAAGATCATCCATGAGCTCATGGCTCAGAACCCGGATCTCTCGGTGTTCAATATTGTTCTGCCCGGAAAGCGTCCCATTGTATTCATCAGGCAGATCCTGGAGGAAAACAATTATTCCGGATTTCTTCCCAATTTTTTCACCGTAGAGGAACTCATTGACAGGATTGCAGATAAGCAACCTGTTCAGGGGATCTCGCTATGGCTTTTTGCCTTCGATGTCTACCGGAGCCTTGGCCTTATTCCAAAAGATGACTTTGCGGACTTTTTAAAGTGGTTTCCTACGCTGCAGAAAGACTGGGATGATATCCTGAAGTTCTCCGAAAGTGACGAAGCAGTTCTGCAGTACATGTTTGATGAAGAAAGGATCAAAGAATGGGCGCAGGATCTGGGAGAAGATGATGACGTTCCCCGTAAGAAATTCCTTAATTTCTGGCAGAATATGAATATTTTTCTTCCGGCTTTAAAGAAAAAACTGCAGGAAAAAAACTGGGCTACTTCTGGAATGATTCATGAAACAGCTAAAGCCAAAATCGTTGATTTTGCCCAAAATACCTCTGAGCATTTCGTTTTTTGCGGTTTCAATGCTTTTACTCCGGTAGAAGAGAAGCTGGTGAGAAGTCTGCTGCGTACGAATAAAGCGCAGTGTTTTTTCCAGGCAGACCGCTATTATTTTGATGACGAAAGACAGGAAGCAGGAAAATTCCTCAGAAACCATAGAACATGGAAAGAGTTTGATGACAACAGGGCTTTCCAGTGGATAGAAGATGATTTTAACCAGCCTAAAAATATAAAAGTTTACGAAGTTTCCGGAAATGTAACGCAGACCAAAGTACTGCCTGAGATATTTAAAGAAATTGAAAATAAAACCTATTCCAATACGGCAGTGGTACTGCTGGATGAAAATCTTCTGCCTGCGAGTTTAGATGTAATGTATGAGGTTGATAACCTGAATATTACAATGGGTTTCCCCCTGAAGAATCTCTCTTTTTCCAATGCGGTTAAGCAGCTTTTTTACCTGCAGAAACAGCTTGAAAAAAACAAATCTTCTTATTACTATCGTGATATTTTCCCGATCCTTGAAGAACTTCCCAAATCCGTTGAGGATGAATTGATTATCAGTAATTTCAGAACCAAAGTAGAGGAGAGGAATATCGTTTATATATCAAAAAAGTTTCTGGATGAGCTTCTGAGCGGGCTTTCCTATTACGGGCTTCTGAAAAAGGCCGATCATACAGGAGTGTATCTGGATATGCTTATTGAATTCTGCCGGCAGATCAAATGGCTGGAAATAGATGATATTCAGTATGAAAATGTCTCCCATTTCGAAAGCGCATTCAGGATCATTAAAAACCAGCTCAGTCCTTATGATTTTGAGATCAAAATGGAAACGCTGGAAATCCTGATCAACCAGCATGTGAATTCCGAAAGTATTGATTTTCAGGGTGAGCCTTTGCGTGGTCTGCAGATTATGGGACTCCTGGAAACACGTCTTCTTAATTTTGAAAATGTCGTTATGCTTTCCGTAAACGAAGGGAAACTTCCGTTGGGAAATTCTCAGAATACCTATATTCCGTTTGATATCAGAAGGTATTTTGATATGCATACTTTCCTGGAAAACGACAGTATTTATGCCTATCACTTTTACAGGCTGATACAGGATGCCCGGAATGTGCATCTGCTGTATAATGCGCTCAGTTCCGGTGTGAATACAGGGGAGAAAAGCCGGTTTATCACCCAGATCGAAATGGAAAGTTCCCACAGTATAGAGCATCTCATTATTGAAAATTCTTCCGAACCTATTGCTTCGCAGCCTATAGAAATTCTAAAGACTCCCATCGTACTGGAAAGGCTTCAGAAGTGGAAAGAAAAAGTGTCGGCTTCGCATCTTACCAGCTACCTTTATAACCCCATTGATTTTTATCTTTCCAAGATACTGAACACTTCGGAAACGGATGAAATAGAAGAGGAATTATCGGTTAAAAATTATGGAAACCTGGTTCATTATTCACTTCAAGAAGTTTATGAAATACTTAAAGGTAAAATTTTAAAGGAAAAGGATTTACGGGATTCTATTAAAGGTATAGATCACTATATAAATGTAGCCATTGAAAAGCTGAAACACCAGCCTGAATTCTATGAAAAAGGAATGAACTATATCCACAGGGCCATTGCAAAAAAAGTGATAGAAAACATTTTGAATCACGATCTTGAGCTGGTCAGAAGCGGCAACAGTTTAGAGATTTTAGACATAGAAAAAAGATTTGAAAATGTAGATTTTTATCTTGATGCAGATGATAAAATTTCCTTCTTTGGATTTATTGACAGGATAGACCGGCTTAACGGAACTTTACGGATCATTGATTATAAGACAGCAAAAATCAAAAATCTTACCGTGAAAATAGACGAAGACAACGTCGCTGAATATTTCCACAACAGTGAACGAAAACAAGCCCTGCAGCTCTGCATCTACCATTACGTGGTACAGAATCTCCCGGAGTTCTGGGGGTTTCCTATCGAGACCGGAATATGGAGCTTTGCGGAAGCTAAAAAAGGAGTAGTTTCCCTGCAGTTTGACAAAGGAAATATTGATACTGCCATGCAGTCTGTGAAAAACCTGATCCTTGAAATCCTGAATCCTGACCTGAGTTTTATCGAGACAGTCAAGTCTTATTCAAATTAA
- a CDS encoding DUF922 domain-containing protein yields MKLISLCFFLVSHVLLGQKIAWQEDRKLVWDDFKSPVSRKSNPDVAAYTHCGWEYSVVKSTNPKSPVKIEITAIFNVDKSWKDVKKMNDYILLHEQKHFDIAELFARKFRKEVAENIKTSGDYDKKFKTVYSKISNDYKNFQMSYDKITEHGMNKEKQAEYNAFITEELDNLKSYKAS; encoded by the coding sequence ATGAAACTGATTTCACTTTGCTTTTTTCTGGTTTCCCATGTTCTTTTGGGGCAGAAAATAGCCTGGCAGGAAGACCGTAAGCTGGTTTGGGATGATTTTAAAAGTCCTGTAAGCCGGAAAAGTAATCCCGATGTGGCTGCTTATACCCATTGCGGCTGGGAATATTCTGTAGTGAAATCTACCAATCCGAAGTCACCCGTTAAAATTGAGATCACTGCTATTTTTAATGTAGACAAATCTTGGAAAGATGTAAAGAAAATGAATGATTATATTCTGCTGCACGAGCAAAAGCACTTTGATATTGCAGAATTGTTCGCCAGGAAATTCAGGAAAGAAGTCGCGGAAAATATCAAAACTTCCGGTGATTATGATAAAAAATTTAAAACAGTTTACAGCAAAATATCCAACGACTACAAAAATTTTCAGATGTCCTATGATAAAATAACAGAACATGGGATGAATAAAGAAAAGCAGGCAGAATACAACGCCTTTATTACTGAAGAACTGGACAACTTAAAAAGCTACAAAGCCTCTTGA
- a CDS encoding NUDIX hydrolase translates to MKIKDTKNKETLQELIDTKDFVAHVSVDCTIFGFHNNILKVLLLKYHDLDLWSLPGGFVFNDEDLREAAARVLHERTHLKDLFLKQFHTFGRIDRTENNVHQILLKNKGIEVPKDHWIFQRFITVGYCSLIDFSIANTFPDAFNESCEWFEVNKLPKMAFDHDRIIETGLEYLRMNINTEVAASNLLPEKFTMKDLQSLYETILGQKFRRNNFQRKILSLNILDRLEKLYDGSANKAPYLYKFKSKVHNAANQYPISNDEES, encoded by the coding sequence ATGAAAATCAAAGACACCAAAAACAAAGAAACCCTTCAGGAGCTTATTGATACAAAAGATTTTGTAGCACATGTATCTGTTGACTGCACCATATTTGGTTTTCACAATAATATTTTGAAGGTTCTTCTTTTAAAATATCATGATCTGGACCTCTGGTCTCTTCCGGGAGGTTTTGTTTTCAATGATGAGGATCTTCGTGAAGCCGCCGCCAGGGTTTTGCATGAGCGAACGCACCTTAAAGATCTGTTTCTTAAGCAGTTTCATACCTTTGGAAGAATAGACCGTACAGAGAATAATGTACACCAGATTCTTCTCAAGAATAAAGGCATTGAAGTTCCTAAAGATCACTGGATTTTCCAGCGGTTTATCACGGTAGGATACTGCAGCCTTATCGATTTTTCTATTGCCAATACTTTTCCGGATGCATTTAATGAAAGCTGTGAATGGTTTGAAGTCAATAAATTACCCAAAATGGCATTTGACCATGACAGGATTATAGAAACCGGCCTTGAATACCTTCGGATGAATATCAATACCGAGGTAGCAGCCAGCAACCTTCTTCCTGAAAAATTCACAATGAAAGACCTTCAGTCCCTTTATGAAACTATTTTGGGACAGAAATTCAGAAGGAATAATTTCCAGCGGAAAATATTAAGTTTAAATATCCTTGACAGACTTGAAAAGCTTTATGACGGATCTGCCAACAAGGCTCCATATCTGTACAAATTCAAAAGCAAGGTGCATAATGCTGCCAACCAGTATCCTATCTCCAATGATGAGGAATCTTAA
- the rsmG gene encoding 16S rRNA (guanine(527)-N(7))-methyltransferase RsmG, protein MAASLLLKYFPDLTETQITQFTQLEKLYNEWNEKINVISRKDMESLYEKHVLHSLGIAKVMEFAPGTKVLDIGTGGGFPGIPLAILFPETEFTLVDSIGKKITVVKAVAEGIGLKNLTAVHGRAEKVEEKFHFVVSRAVTQMPEFLRWLKGKFEKEQLNPKHNGVLYLKGGDLAEELAGIKCEIFNLKNYFDEEFFDTKKVIYVSKGNFNS, encoded by the coding sequence ATGGCAGCATCGTTACTATTAAAATACTTTCCGGATCTTACAGAGACGCAGATTACCCAGTTTACCCAATTGGAAAAACTGTACAATGAATGGAATGAAAAAATCAATGTGATCTCGAGAAAAGATATGGAATCGCTGTATGAAAAGCACGTATTGCATTCCCTTGGAATTGCAAAAGTGATGGAATTTGCTCCCGGTACCAAAGTGCTCGATATCGGAACGGGAGGTGGTTTTCCCGGAATTCCTTTAGCGATTTTGTTTCCTGAAACGGAATTTACCTTAGTAGATTCAATCGGGAAGAAAATCACGGTAGTAAAAGCAGTCGCAGAAGGAATCGGGCTGAAAAACTTAACCGCTGTTCACGGAAGAGCGGAAAAAGTGGAAGAAAAATTCCATTTTGTGGTGAGCCGTGCAGTAACTCAAATGCCTGAATTCCTGAGATGGCTGAAAGGAAAATTTGAAAAAGAACAATTGAATCCCAAACATAACGGAGTTTTATATTTAAAAGGCGGCGACCTTGCGGAAGAGCTGGCCGGAATTAAGTGTGAAATCTTCAACCTTAAAAACTATTTTGATGAAGAATTTTTTGATACTAAAAAAGTGATTTATGTATCAAAAGGTAATTTCAATTCTTAA
- a CDS encoding MFS transporter, translating into MTVKPSRISLPLKLTFLIFSMVLNCMGIVILQLSEAKITYEKLGFLESFKDLPIAFISLFAVNFIGKTGTKRALVSALVIVGICSCLLPFVEDFWFYKVWFAIIGTCFAVGKICVFGIIRNNISDEKSLAKMMNSVEASFMVGIFVVNTGFGWLISSAYSEFWKFGFLSISVLCMITIYLFTRLNISETKKTESKSIISELSVFVSPATVAFLAVIFFIVFVEQSFNSWLPSFYKNHLNVNSFFALQATSFLALFSYAGRTATANIIHRFSLSKYYVLCISLIIALLLIILGVQYFDSVNSSVILFLFPVVGLFLSPLYPVINSKMIAKIDKEKINLFTSLIVIFSSLGSSVSSIIMAVLFGRQLLNYYPLYILLAVSVLFTVSLVYFRLAAKKL; encoded by the coding sequence ATGACCGTCAAGCCTTCCCGGATCTCCCTTCCTTTAAAACTGACCTTTCTTATTTTCTCTATGGTTTTAAACTGTATGGGCATTGTGATTCTTCAACTTTCAGAAGCAAAAATCACCTACGAAAAGTTAGGCTTTTTAGAATCATTCAAAGATCTTCCCATTGCATTTATTTCACTTTTCGCAGTGAATTTCATTGGCAAAACCGGAACAAAAAGAGCGTTGGTTTCTGCTCTTGTCATTGTAGGAATCTGCTCCTGCCTGCTGCCGTTTGTGGAAGATTTCTGGTTTTATAAGGTATGGTTTGCTATTATCGGGACCTGTTTTGCGGTGGGCAAAATTTGTGTTTTCGGAATTATCAGGAACAATATTTCGGATGAAAAATCTCTTGCCAAAATGATGAACAGCGTGGAAGCTTCATTTATGGTGGGCATTTTTGTGGTGAATACAGGCTTCGGATGGCTGATTTCTAGCGCATATTCAGAATTCTGGAAATTCGGGTTCCTGTCTATATCGGTACTTTGTATGATCACCATTTATCTGTTTACCCGGCTGAATATTTCTGAAACAAAAAAAACAGAAAGTAAAAGCATTATTTCTGAACTTTCTGTATTTGTCAGCCCTGCAACCGTCGCATTTCTTGCGGTCATTTTCTTTATTGTCTTTGTGGAGCAGAGCTTTAATTCATGGCTCCCTTCGTTTTATAAAAATCACTTGAATGTCAATTCATTTTTTGCCCTGCAGGCCACTTCCTTCCTGGCGCTTTTTTCTTATGCCGGCAGAACTGCCACTGCCAATATCATCCACAGATTTTCATTGTCAAAATATTATGTTTTATGCATTTCTTTAATCATTGCCCTGCTCCTGATTATTCTGGGAGTCCAGTATTTTGACTCGGTTAATTCGTCTGTCATACTCTTTCTGTTTCCTGTGGTTGGGCTTTTTCTATCACCGCTTTATCCTGTTATCAATTCCAAAATGATTGCAAAGATTGACAAAGAAAAAATTAACCTGTTTACTTCCCTGATCGTTATTTTCTCGTCACTGGGAAGTTCAGTAAGCTCAATTATTATGGCTGTACTGTTTGGAAGGCAGCTTTTAAATTACTATCCATTATACATATTACTTGCTGTTTCAGTGCTTTTTACAGTAAGTTTGGTATATTTTAGACTTGCAGCAAAGAAATTATAG
- a CDS encoding T9SS type A sorting domain-containing protein: MRKLSTLLLGLTAPFFFAQQAGDLVSVEQKLDLTPQGVINFIANNLGDQDAPDFASYLNGFNVGLKGYKITYYTKNEKNVLVKATGLLMYPNVNFKLSTVVSDHGTTDSRDNVPSNLKGTLTAGFVVELSYALNGYILMAPDYVGMGSGDGVHPYVDTATEAGATIDFVTAANKVLAQKGVKRYDEYFLAGYSQGAHAAMATLKTLNTSNPTNLKFKYAYMGDGPYDFSGVTLNKGVLEKDFYPFTSFLANVLHTCNNTGFKTYNNSISEVISPAYLDKYNYHVVQDNGGLLWGPVIWRQLFTQNFINDVTNNPNNNLRRCMKPKDVYDWYNKTPMTLGHSTVDLAIPPENTSKTIDTQRGYYAWWDLNKYKLDSFYWGPLGHVGGILPFTLASNAKFNTLRSGGLLNQWAVLSSKQQENPQPGAADLAYSSQLKPDLGNLELIGITDFNKEKAVSKSGTEQNLSALKDGVYLLKVQENNEQKLIPFIKNTPAEVSENEIIQSEINGILKLKIPQDELLAVHIFDENKNLLKTVSREQYNRDNGIDLKDIDNQNNTFEIITQFYNLQFKKTLTGNSSAGKAEIFAENRQINARAEKGIKTVSIYSISGALILQQEINRSEFKSNNLESGVYVVRMVTGDGKTINKKVKL, translated from the coding sequence ATGAGAAAATTATCCACACTTTTATTAGGTTTAACAGCACCGTTCTTCTTTGCCCAGCAGGCGGGAGATCTTGTCAGCGTTGAGCAAAAACTGGATCTGACGCCTCAGGGTGTTATTAATTTTATTGCCAATAATCTTGGGGATCAAGACGCCCCTGATTTCGCCAGCTACCTTAATGGCTTCAATGTGGGCCTTAAAGGATATAAAATTACATACTACACAAAGAATGAAAAAAATGTTCTGGTAAAGGCTACAGGACTCCTGATGTATCCCAATGTTAATTTTAAGCTGTCTACTGTGGTGTCTGACCACGGAACTACTGACAGCAGGGATAATGTTCCATCAAACCTGAAAGGAACGCTGACCGCCGGATTTGTGGTGGAACTCTCCTATGCACTGAACGGTTATATCCTGATGGCTCCTGACTATGTAGGGATGGGTAGCGGAGACGGGGTTCACCCTTATGTAGACACCGCCACAGAGGCTGGTGCGACCATAGATTTTGTTACAGCTGCCAATAAAGTCCTCGCTCAAAAAGGTGTAAAACGATACGATGAATATTTCCTCGCAGGTTATTCACAAGGCGCACATGCCGCAATGGCCACCTTAAAAACCCTGAATACTTCTAATCCTACCAATCTGAAATTCAAATACGCTTATATGGGAGACGGCCCTTATGATTTTTCAGGCGTTACATTAAACAAAGGGGTCCTGGAAAAAGATTTTTATCCGTTCACCTCTTTCCTTGCCAATGTTCTCCACACCTGCAACAATACAGGCTTTAAGACGTACAACAACAGCATTTCCGAAGTGATCTCTCCGGCATATCTGGATAAATACAATTATCATGTGGTTCAGGACAACGGAGGGCTGCTTTGGGGACCGGTGATCTGGAGACAACTCTTTACTCAGAATTTCATTAATGATGTGACCAATAACCCGAACAATAATCTCAGAAGATGCATGAAACCAAAAGATGTCTATGACTGGTATAATAAAACTCCAATGACATTGGGACATTCTACAGTAGATCTGGCGATTCCGCCTGAAAATACATCAAAAACCATTGATACGCAGCGTGGATATTATGCATGGTGGGATCTGAACAAATATAAGCTGGATTCATTTTATTGGGGACCTTTGGGGCATGTAGGCGGAATTCTTCCTTTCACCCTGGCCTCTAATGCGAAATTCAATACCCTCAGAAGCGGAGGTCTGCTGAACCAGTGGGCAGTACTAAGTTCTAAACAACAGGAAAATCCCCAACCAGGAGCCGCTGATCTGGCCTATTCTTCTCAGCTAAAGCCTGACCTTGGTAATCTTGAGCTTATTGGAATCACAGATTTCAATAAGGAAAAAGCGGTGAGTAAATCCGGGACAGAGCAAAATTTATCTGCACTAAAAGACGGGGTCTATCTTTTAAAAGTACAGGAAAACAATGAACAGAAACTGATTCCATTTATAAAGAATACGCCTGCCGAAGTTTCTGAAAATGAGATTATACAGTCTGAAATCAATGGTATTTTAAAATTGAAAATTCCTCAGGATGAATTACTCGCAGTTCATATTTTTGATGAAAATAAAAACCTTTTGAAAACGGTCTCTAGGGAACAATATAACCGAGACAACGGAATAGACCTGAAAGATATTGACAATCAAAACAATACCTTTGAAATTATTACTCAATTCTATAACCTGCAATTCAAGAAAACGCTGACAGGAAATTCGTCAGCCGGCAAAGCTGAAATATTTGCAGAGAACCGTCAGATCAATGCAAGAGCTGAAAAAGGGATTAAAACGGTCAGCATTTATAGTATTTCGGGGGCATTGATTCTTCAGCAGGAGATTAACAGGTCCGAATTCAAATCAAACAATTTAGAATCAGGAGTTTATGTAGTTCGAATGGTAACAGGCGATGGAAAAACAATCAATAAAAAAGTAAAATTATAG
- a CDS encoding acyl-CoA dehydrogenase family protein, whose product MSYYPLTSIPDYYGIDALLTEEHKLIRQSVRDWVESFVMPQIDQAAQNHTDIPNLMKELGKIGALGPYIPVEYGGSGLDQISYGLIMQELERGDSAVRSAASVQSSLVMFPINEFGSEEQKKKYLPHLASGEMIGSFGLTEPNHGSDPSSMETYFKDMGDHYLLNGAKMWITNSPLCDIAVVWAKNEEGKIQGLIVERGMEGFTTPETHNKWSLRASKTGELVFNDVKVPKENLLPGVTGLKGPLSCLNSARYGISWGVIGAAIDCYCTAVQYSKERKQFGKPIGSYQLQQKKLAEFLTEITKAQLLCLQLGNLKNDHKASPAQISMAKRNNVKMAIDIARESRQILGGMGIMGEFPMMRHAANLESVITYEGTHDVHLLITGLDITGINAF is encoded by the coding sequence ATGTCATATTATCCTCTTACAAGCATTCCAGACTACTACGGAATTGATGCTTTACTTACTGAAGAACACAAACTTATCCGTCAATCGGTGAGAGATTGGGTGGAAAGTTTTGTAATGCCGCAGATTGATCAGGCCGCACAAAACCATACGGACATTCCCAACCTAATGAAGGAATTAGGGAAAATCGGAGCTTTAGGCCCTTACATCCCGGTTGAGTATGGCGGTTCAGGATTGGATCAGATTTCTTACGGTTTGATTATGCAAGAATTGGAAAGAGGAGATTCTGCAGTACGTTCTGCTGCTTCGGTACAGAGCTCACTGGTGATGTTCCCGATCAATGAATTTGGTTCTGAGGAGCAAAAGAAAAAATATCTTCCCCACCTTGCTTCAGGAGAAATGATTGGTTCTTTTGGATTGACAGAGCCTAACCATGGTTCTGATCCAAGTTCTATGGAAACCTATTTCAAAGATATGGGTGACCATTACCTTCTGAACGGTGCCAAAATGTGGATCACGAACTCTCCTTTATGCGATATTGCCGTAGTTTGGGCTAAAAATGAAGAAGGAAAAATACAAGGGTTGATCGTAGAAAGAGGAATGGAAGGTTTTACCACACCTGAAACCCATAATAAATGGAGCTTAAGAGCTTCCAAAACAGGAGAACTGGTCTTCAACGATGTGAAGGTTCCTAAAGAAAATTTACTTCCGGGAGTAACAGGATTAAAAGGTCCTTTATCTTGTCTTAACTCAGCGAGATACGGAATTTCATGGGGTGTAATCGGTGCTGCTATCGACTGTTACTGTACCGCTGTTCAGTATTCCAAAGAAAGAAAACAGTTTGGGAAGCCAATCGGCTCTTACCAGCTTCAACAGAAAAAACTAGCTGAATTCTTAACTGAAATTACAAAGGCTCAGTTATTATGCCTTCAGTTAGGAAATCTTAAAAATGACCACAAAGCAAGTCCTGCACAGATCTCAATGGCAAAACGCAACAATGTGAAAATGGCTATTGATATTGCAAGAGAGTCGAGACAAATCCTTGGCGGTATGGGAATCATGGGTGAATTCCCGATGATGAGACACGCAGCCAACCTTGAATCCGTGATTACGTACGAAGGTACACATGATGTGCATTTGCTGATCACCGGTCTGGATATTACCGGAATCAACGCATTCTAG